A part of Agromyces protaetiae genomic DNA contains:
- a CDS encoding MDR family MFS transporter, with the protein MSTTTATGSAPVVAPAATTEHDPIMTPRQIQLVIYGLMAGMFLSSLGQTVFGTAIRTIGDDLHGLDQQAWVTTAFLITSTVSVPIYGKLSDIFGRRPLFIIGISIFLVGSLLSATADTMFMLAAWRALQGIGAGALMSLPLAIMGDILAPRERAKYQGYFFAVFGISTVIGPLIGGLFAGANEILWIDGWRWVMLINIPIGIIALIMVIAFLHLPKFAHDKKPRIDWWGASAVILALVPLLLVAQQGREWGWTSTPAIISYVLGGVGILAFVLIEHFMKDDAIIPLGLFRSGTFSMATILNVLIGFGMFGAMLTIPLYLQIVIGLNPTESGLAMIPMVVGLMISAIGAGQYTARTGKYRIFPITGTAVTALGFFLLTFEHYDTPFWVLMVEMFVVGLGLGQLMQTLTLASQNAVEPHEMGVATSVATFFRQMGGTLGVAILLSVLFSSLPGNIVKSISDEETLSTALSAALDPEIAGAPENQAVMAQLWTPIVDPIQETIQTQLDDGVTKALAAADQAVTEKVTAAVQAQVDAGALSAAMADQVIATQVAAATPAAHEAALAAVAEQANATVTGDTVSVDWSNADQREAWVDQLVPELEQKLADGNAASTTSGATSDTSFLNGADPALTKPFLVGFTTSAVLVFWVALGVILLAFVLSLFFKAPPLRNVSALQARANAAASLDETLEESTV; encoded by the coding sequence ATGTCGACCACCACCGCCACGGGCTCGGCTCCCGTCGTCGCGCCCGCCGCGACGACCGAGCACGACCCGATCATGACGCCTCGCCAGATCCAGCTCGTGATCTACGGCCTCATGGCCGGCATGTTCCTCTCGTCGCTCGGCCAGACGGTCTTCGGCACCGCCATCCGCACGATCGGCGACGACCTGCACGGCCTCGACCAGCAGGCGTGGGTGACGACGGCGTTCCTCATCACGTCGACCGTGTCGGTGCCGATCTACGGCAAGCTCTCCGACATCTTCGGCCGCCGCCCGCTCTTCATCATCGGCATCAGCATCTTCCTCGTGGGGTCGCTGCTGTCGGCGACCGCCGACACGATGTTCATGCTCGCGGCCTGGCGCGCCCTCCAGGGCATCGGTGCGGGCGCGCTCATGTCGCTGCCGCTCGCGATCATGGGAGACATCCTCGCCCCGCGCGAACGCGCGAAGTACCAGGGCTACTTCTTCGCCGTCTTCGGCATCTCGACCGTCATCGGCCCCCTGATCGGCGGGCTCTTCGCCGGCGCGAACGAGATCCTCTGGATCGACGGCTGGCGTTGGGTCATGCTCATCAACATCCCCATCGGCATCATCGCGCTCATCATGGTGATCGCGTTCCTCCACCTGCCGAAGTTCGCCCACGACAAGAAGCCCCGCATCGACTGGTGGGGCGCCTCGGCCGTCATCCTCGCGCTCGTGCCGCTCCTCCTCGTCGCCCAGCAGGGCCGCGAATGGGGCTGGACCTCGACGCCCGCGATCATCAGCTACGTCCTCGGCGGCGTCGGCATCCTCGCCTTCGTCCTCATCGAGCACTTCATGAAGGACGACGCGATCATCCCGCTCGGCCTGTTCCGCTCGGGCACCTTCTCGATGGCGACCATCCTCAACGTGCTCATCGGCTTCGGCATGTTCGGCGCGATGCTGACCATCCCGCTGTACCTCCAGATCGTCATCGGCCTGAACCCGACCGAGTCGGGCCTCGCGATGATCCCCATGGTCGTCGGCCTCATGATCTCGGCGATCGGCGCGGGCCAGTACACGGCCCGCACGGGCAAGTACCGCATCTTCCCGATCACGGGCACCGCGGTCACGGCGCTCGGCTTCTTCCTCCTCACCTTCGAGCACTACGACACCCCGTTCTGGGTGCTCATGGTCGAGATGTTCGTCGTCGGCCTCGGCCTCGGCCAGCTCATGCAGACCCTCACGCTCGCGAGCCAGAACGCGGTCGAGCCGCACGAGATGGGCGTCGCGACGAGCGTCGCGACCTTCTTCCGCCAGATGGGCGGCACGCTCGGCGTCGCGATCCTGCTGTCGGTGCTGTTCTCGAGCCTGCCGGGCAACATCGTGAAGTCGATCTCCGATGAGGAGACCCTCTCGACGGCCCTCTCGGCGGCGCTCGACCCCGAGATCGCGGGCGCGCCCGAGAACCAGGCCGTCATGGCCCAGCTCTGGACCCCCATCGTCGACCCCATCCAGGAGACGATCCAGACCCAGCTCGACGACGGCGTCACCAAGGCCCTCGCCGCGGCGGACCAGGCCGTGACCGAGAAGGTCACCGCAGCCGTGCAGGCGCAGGTCGACGCGGGCGCACTCTCGGCCGCCATGGCCGATCAGGTCATCGCGACGCAGGTGGCGGCCGCGACTCCCGCCGCGCACGAGGCCGCCCTCGCCGCGGTCGCCGAGCAGGCGAACGCGACCGTCACGGGCGACACCGTCTCGGTCGACTGGTCGAACGCCGATCAGCGCGAGGCGTGGGTCGACCAGCTCGTCCCCGAGCTCGAGCAGAAGCTCGCCGACGGCAACGCCGCGAGCACGACGAGCGGTGCGACGAGCGACACCTCGTTCCTGAACGGCGCCGACCCGGCCCTCACGAAGCCCTTCCTCGTCGGGTTCACGACGTCGGCAGTGCTCGTCTTCTGGGTCGCGCTCGGAGTCATCCTGCTCGCGTTCGTGCTGTCGCTGTTCTTCAAGGCGCCGCCGCTGCGCAACGTCTCGGCCCTTCAGGCCCGCGCGAACGCGGCCGCGAGCCTCGACGAGACGCTGGAAGAATCGACGGTATGA
- a CDS encoding TetR/AcrR family transcriptional regulator gives MTSVEPVAAASAPATLRERKKAATRLALHEAAFALVEAHGLEATTVDQICEAADVSQRTFFNYFPSKSAAVLGLPQVVLTDDALARFRAARGELVPALCELVGHLADESRNTRRIKQLVAERPELGPAFTQWTSSLRETFFELARERAVSDESARTAVALVVSAFALTVHTPVEDDVDASEPAAVRLLRSVDRIVGARTAPMAEPRGER, from the coding sequence ATGACCTCCGTCGAGCCGGTCGCCGCCGCTTCCGCTCCCGCGACCCTGCGGGAGCGGAAGAAGGCGGCGACCAGGCTCGCGCTCCACGAGGCGGCGTTCGCGCTCGTCGAGGCGCACGGTCTCGAGGCGACGACCGTCGATCAGATCTGCGAAGCGGCGGATGTCTCGCAGCGCACCTTCTTCAACTACTTCCCCTCGAAGTCCGCGGCCGTCCTGGGGCTCCCCCAGGTCGTGCTGACCGACGACGCCCTCGCCCGCTTCCGCGCCGCGCGTGGCGAACTCGTGCCCGCGCTGTGCGAGCTCGTCGGCCACCTCGCCGACGAGAGCCGCAACACCCGCCGCATCAAGCAGCTCGTCGCCGAACGCCCCGAACTCGGGCCCGCGTTCACGCAGTGGACGAGCTCGCTCCGCGAGACGTTCTTCGAGCTCGCGCGCGAGCGCGCCGTGTCCGACGAGTCGGCCCGCACCGCGGTCGCCCTCGTCGTGTCGGCGTTCGCGCTCACGGTGCACACGCCCGTCGAGGACGACGTGGATGCCTCGGAGCCCGCCGCCGTGCGCTTGCTGCGCTCGGTCGACCGCATCGTGGGCGCGCGCACGGCGCCCATGGCGGAGCCGCGCGGGGAGCGCTGA
- a CDS encoding DEAD/DEAH box helicase, translating to MSATDAQNEPEAPQTPDTAATTEPAEPAGPTFADLGLDDLVLKALKDVGYETPSAIQAATIPPLLEGRDVLGTAQTGTGKTAAFALPILSRLDVSQHAPQALVLAPTRELALQVCEAFERYASHLRGVHVLPVYGGQGYGVQLSALRRGVHVVVGTPGRIMDHLEKGTLDLSELKYLVLDEADEMLKMGFAEDVETILADTPDDKQVALFSATMPAAIRRISAQYLKDPDEINVKTKTTTGANITQRYLVVSYAQKVDALTRILEVEAFEGVIVFVRTKNETETLAEKLRARGFSAAAINGDIAQAQRERTVNQLKAGKLDILVATDVAARGLDVDRISHVVNFDIPTDTESYVHRIGRTGRAGRTGDAISFVTPRERRLLSSIERATRQPLTQMQLPTVEDVNATRLTRFDEGITAALAETARIEGFRDVIAHYVSHHDVPEADVAAALAVLAQGDTPLLLSPEDDRPFRDTRSREARDRDDRGERRFRDDRGDRGDRGDRGSDRFRDDRARSDREDRDGRRSRPRSGPFASYRIAVGRRQKVDPRQIVGALANEGGLRREDFGHIDIRPDFSLVELPADLSNDVLDRLSGTRISGKLIELRPDTGRPQRRDRDGGGYDRGGYDRPRREGGYDRDRAPREDRGDRPFRKPRH from the coding sequence ATGAGCGCAACGGATGCCCAGAACGAGCCCGAGGCGCCGCAGACGCCTGACACGGCTGCCACGACCGAGCCGGCCGAGCCGGCCGGCCCGACCTTCGCCGACCTCGGCCTCGACGACCTCGTCTTGAAGGCCCTGAAAGACGTCGGCTACGAGACCCCGTCGGCGATCCAGGCCGCGACCATCCCGCCGCTCCTCGAGGGCCGCGACGTGCTCGGCACGGCGCAGACCGGTACGGGCAAGACCGCCGCGTTCGCGCTCCCCATTCTCTCGAGGCTGGATGTCTCGCAGCACGCGCCGCAGGCGCTCGTGCTCGCCCCGACGCGCGAGCTCGCCCTCCAGGTGTGCGAGGCGTTCGAGCGGTACGCGTCGCACCTGCGCGGCGTGCACGTGCTGCCCGTCTACGGCGGCCAGGGCTACGGCGTGCAGCTCTCGGCGCTCCGCCGCGGCGTCCACGTCGTCGTCGGCACCCCCGGCCGCATCATGGACCACCTCGAGAAGGGCACCCTCGACCTCTCCGAGCTCAAGTACCTCGTGCTCGACGAAGCCGACGAGATGCTCAAGATGGGCTTCGCAGAAGACGTCGAGACGATCCTCGCCGACACCCCCGACGACAAGCAGGTCGCGCTGTTCTCGGCGACGATGCCCGCGGCGATCCGCCGCATCTCGGCGCAGTACCTCAAGGATCCCGACGAGATCAACGTCAAGACGAAGACCACGACGGGCGCGAACATCACGCAGCGCTACCTCGTCGTCTCGTACGCGCAGAAGGTCGACGCCCTCACGCGCATCCTCGAGGTCGAGGCGTTCGAGGGCGTCATCGTCTTCGTGCGCACGAAGAACGAGACCGAGACGCTCGCCGAGAAGCTCCGCGCGCGCGGGTTCTCGGCGGCCGCGATCAACGGCGACATCGCGCAGGCCCAGCGCGAGCGCACCGTCAACCAGTTGAAGGCCGGCAAGCTCGACATCCTGGTCGCGACGGATGTCGCGGCGCGCGGCCTCGACGTCGACCGCATCAGCCACGTGGTGAACTTCGACATCCCGACCGACACCGAGTCGTACGTGCACCGCATCGGCCGCACGGGCCGCGCGGGCCGCACGGGCGACGCGATCAGCTTCGTGACCCCGCGCGAGCGGCGTCTGCTCTCTTCGATCGAGCGCGCGACGCGTCAGCCGCTCACCCAGATGCAGCTCCCGACCGTCGAAGACGTGAACGCCACGCGCCTCACGCGCTTCGACGAGGGCATCACGGCGGCGCTCGCCGAGACGGCTCGCATCGAGGGCTTCCGCGACGTCATCGCCCACTACGTCTCGCACCACGACGTGCCCGAGGCCGATGTCGCGGCGGCCCTCGCCGTGCTCGCCCAAGGCGACACGCCGCTGCTCCTCTCGCCCGAGGACGACCGGCCGTTCCGCGACACCCGCTCGCGTGAGGCCCGTGACCGCGACGACCGCGGCGAACGCCGGTTCCGCGACGACCGAGGAGACCGCGGCGACCGCGGCGACCGCGGCTCCGACCGGTTCCGCGACGACCGCGCCCGCTCCGACCGGGAAGACCGCGACGGCCGGCGCTCGCGCCCGCGCTCGGGTCCGTTCGCGTCGTACCGCATCGCCGTCGGGCGTCGCCAGAAGGTCGACCCGCGCCAGATCGTCGGCGCGCTCGCCAACGAGGGCGGCCTCCGCCGCGAAGACTTCGGGCACATCGACATCCGCCCCGACTTCTCGCTCGTCGAGCTGCCCGCCGACCTCTCGAACGATGTGCTCGACCGGCTCTCGGGCACCCGCATCAGCGGCAAGCTCATCGAGTTGCGTCCCGACACGGGTCGCCCGCAGCGCCGCGACCGCGACGGCGGCGGCTACGACCGCGGCGGCTACGACCGCCCGCGTCGTGAAGGCGGATACGACCGCGACCGTGCACCGCGCGAAGACCGGGGCGACCGACCGTTCCGCAAGCCTCGGCACTGA
- a CDS encoding SDR family oxidoreductase has protein sequence MSNGVLVVIGVGGMGEAIARRVGAGHKVVLGDFNEALLERVATALRGDGFDVTAQKVDVSSRESVAALADAAAALGPVVKVVHTAGLSPVQAPTAAILHVDLAGVAYSLDEFGRVIADGGAGVVIASMAGTFGIGQFPAELEAALALTPTDDLLGLPFLAEGALPNAGAAYSIAKRGNQVRVQAASLAWGARGARVNTISPGVISTPMGQQELAGESGEGMRAMISGSGTGRIGTPADIANAAAFLLSADASFITGTDLLVDGGTVAGVRSGAIKLPQG, from the coding sequence ATGTCGAACGGAGTGCTGGTCGTCATCGGCGTCGGCGGGATGGGCGAAGCCATCGCCCGGCGCGTGGGAGCGGGGCACAAGGTGGTGCTCGGCGACTTCAACGAAGCGCTGCTCGAGCGCGTCGCGACGGCGCTGCGCGGCGACGGGTTCGACGTCACCGCCCAGAAGGTGGATGTCTCGTCGCGCGAGTCGGTCGCGGCGCTCGCCGATGCCGCCGCTGCACTGGGGCCCGTCGTCAAGGTGGTCCACACCGCCGGGCTCTCGCCCGTGCAGGCGCCGACCGCCGCGATCCTCCACGTCGACCTCGCGGGCGTCGCCTACAGCCTCGACGAGTTCGGCCGCGTCATCGCCGACGGCGGCGCAGGCGTCGTCATCGCGAGCATGGCGGGCACGTTCGGCATCGGGCAGTTCCCCGCCGAACTCGAAGCCGCTCTCGCCCTCACGCCGACCGACGACCTCCTCGGCCTGCCGTTCCTCGCCGAAGGCGCGCTCCCCAACGCGGGTGCGGCGTACAGCATCGCCAAGCGCGGCAATCAGGTGCGCGTGCAGGCCGCGAGCCTCGCGTGGGGCGCCCGCGGCGCCCGTGTGAACACGATCAGCCCCGGCGTGATCTCGACGCCCATGGGCCAGCAGGAGCTCGCGGGCGAGTCGGGAGAAGGCATGCGTGCCATGATCTCCGGCTCGGGCACCGGCCGCATCGGGACGCCCGCCGACATCGCGAACGCCGCCGCGTTCCTGCTCAGCGCCGACGCGTCGTTCATCACGGGCACCGATCTCCTCGTCGACGGCGGCACCGTCGCGGGCGTCCGCTCGGGCGCGATCAAGCTGCCCCAGGGCTGA
- a CDS encoding TetR/AcrR family transcriptional regulator, with the protein MSEPARGRPRSERSRRAVLDATSTLLSESGYERLTIDGIATAAGVSRQTVYRWWPAKSAIVAEAVVEGVIALPSTPPAPTGHPLDDLRSFLRTLVATSADPANATLVRALAAAAADDAPGASTITSTVTAPTRDELASRIAAATAAGDVRASLDPRIAADALLGAVLFRTLAHIELTPEYADALFDGLLAR; encoded by the coding sequence ATGAGCGAGCCCGCGAGAGGACGACCGCGCAGCGAGCGATCGCGCCGCGCGGTGCTCGACGCGACGTCGACGCTCCTCAGTGAGTCCGGCTACGAACGCCTCACGATCGACGGGATCGCGACCGCCGCGGGCGTCAGCCGCCAGACCGTCTACCGGTGGTGGCCCGCCAAATCGGCGATCGTCGCCGAGGCGGTCGTCGAGGGGGTCATCGCACTGCCCTCGACACCGCCCGCGCCGACGGGGCATCCGCTCGACGACCTGCGCTCGTTCCTGCGCACGCTCGTCGCGACGAGCGCCGACCCCGCGAACGCGACGCTCGTGCGGGCACTCGCCGCGGCAGCGGCCGACGACGCACCCGGCGCCTCGACGATCACCTCGACCGTGACCGCCCCGACGCGAGACGAGCTCGCGAGCCGAATCGCCGCGGCGACCGCGGCCGGCGATGTACGCGCGAGCCTCGATCCGCGGATCGCCGCGGATGCGCTCCTCGGTGCCGTGCTCTTCCGCACGCTCGCGCACATCGAACTCACGCCCGAGTACGCCGACGCGCTCTTCGACGGGCTGCTCGCCCGCTGA
- a CDS encoding MFS transporter, with the protein MTDTLTAVPEQKTSRTRTGFALAITGITVMMAAASAPSPFYPVLQQRLGLDPGTITGIFAVYAVVLLAALLTMGSLSDHLGRRPVISAGFAVLALSVLLFWHADSVGLLYGARALQGLASGILLSALSAAIADLEPANRPGSAAVWNSVAPMAGLAIGAIAAGAVLDVAADPLLVVFAPLVVAFVALAGAAWLAPETWPRHEGWAASLRPRVAIPAPVRRLFLVSAPAVLAGWATGGLFLSLGASIVRTQFGVADHLWQGLAISLLAGSGGVAAFLIRKRSARQITIYGTSALAVGTALTLAALALHSLPAYLVAVIVAGTGFGTAFMGVLRSIAPAVEPGQRAEVFASIYTVAYLAFGVPAVLAGVLVPVLTLGVTAYGYGVAVIVFAAAAALLRVRARA; encoded by the coding sequence ATGACCGACACGCTCACCGCGGTACCGGAGCAGAAGACGAGCCGCACACGCACGGGCTTCGCGCTCGCGATCACCGGCATCACCGTCATGATGGCCGCAGCGAGCGCGCCGTCGCCCTTCTACCCCGTGCTGCAGCAGCGTCTCGGTCTCGACCCCGGAACCATCACGGGCATCTTCGCCGTCTACGCCGTCGTGCTCCTCGCGGCCCTCCTCACGATGGGCTCGCTCTCCGACCACCTGGGGCGCCGGCCCGTCATCAGCGCGGGCTTCGCCGTCCTCGCGCTGAGCGTGCTCCTCTTCTGGCACGCCGACTCCGTCGGTCTCCTCTACGGCGCCCGCGCGCTGCAGGGGCTCGCGAGCGGCATCCTGCTGTCTGCGCTGTCGGCCGCGATCGCCGACCTCGAGCCCGCGAACCGGCCGGGATCGGCGGCCGTCTGGAACTCGGTCGCCCCCATGGCCGGGCTCGCGATCGGCGCGATCGCGGCCGGTGCGGTGCTGGATGTCGCGGCCGACCCGCTCCTCGTCGTCTTCGCCCCGCTCGTGGTCGCCTTCGTCGCCCTCGCGGGCGCGGCATGGCTCGCCCCCGAGACCTGGCCGCGGCACGAGGGGTGGGCGGCCTCGCTCCGCCCGCGCGTCGCGATCCCCGCCCCCGTGCGGAGGCTCTTCCTCGTGAGCGCGCCCGCCGTGCTCGCGGGCTGGGCGACCGGCGGACTCTTCCTCTCGCTCGGCGCCTCGATCGTCCGCACCCAGTTCGGCGTCGCCGACCACCTCTGGCAGGGCCTCGCGATCTCGCTCCTCGCGGGATCGGGCGGTGTCGCGGCGTTCCTCATCCGCAAGCGGAGCGCCCGGCAGATCACGATCTACGGCACGAGCGCGCTCGCCGTGGGCACGGCGTTGACCCTCGCCGCTCTCGCGCTGCACTCGCTGCCGGCGTATCTCGTCGCCGTGATCGTCGCGGGCACGGGCTTCGGCACGGCGTTCATGGGCGTGCTGCGGTCGATCGCTCCCGCCGTTGAGCCGGGCCAGCGCGCCGAGGTGTTCGCGTCGATCTACACCGTGGCGTATCTCGCCTTCGGCGTGCCCGCCGTGCTCGCGGGCGTTCTCGTGCCGGTGCTGACGCTCGGCGTCACGGCCTACGGGTACGGCGTCGCGGTCATCGTGTTCGCCGCGGCGGCGGCGCTGCTGCGGGTGCGGGCTCGCGCGTAG
- a CDS encoding ArsR/SmtB family transcription factor has product MASAVDLPHPAASDITLGGILFALSDPERLAIARQVSGGPTDMAACAATDPDMPKSTRSHLFKVLRENGVIRNEPNGRRRTISLRRDEIDERFPGLLDAILGASAE; this is encoded by the coding sequence GTGGCTTCCGCCGTCGACCTTCCGCACCCCGCCGCGAGCGACATCACGCTCGGCGGCATCCTCTTCGCGCTCAGCGATCCCGAACGGCTCGCGATCGCACGACAGGTCTCGGGCGGACCGACAGACATGGCGGCCTGCGCGGCGACCGACCCCGACATGCCGAAGTCGACCCGCTCCCACCTCTTCAAGGTGCTGCGCGAGAACGGCGTCATCCGCAACGAGCCGAACGGCCGCCGCCGCACGATCTCGCTCCGCCGCGACGAGATCGACGAGCGCTTCCCGGGCCTCCTCGACGCGATCCTCGGCGCGTCGGCCGAGTAG
- a CDS encoding MarR family winged helix-turn-helix transcriptional regulator gives MTDDAKRAELLGEIEAIGQAMENSSLSSLVRSLLEIDLTIQQLKLLTMLVVSDGMSGQRLAQELGVSMATISGIVDRLETQGLVARVLDERDHRVRLVHATADGREIVLRLSSSREQLGREVLERVPVDDLAALAQGMRAILRAISE, from the coding sequence GTGACCGACGACGCGAAGCGCGCCGAACTCCTCGGCGAGATCGAGGCGATCGGGCAGGCGATGGAGAACTCCTCGCTGTCTTCGCTCGTCCGCTCGCTCCTCGAGATCGACCTCACGATCCAGCAGCTCAAGCTCCTCACGATGCTCGTCGTCTCCGACGGCATGAGCGGGCAACGGCTCGCGCAGGAGCTCGGCGTCTCGATGGCGACGATCTCGGGCATCGTCGACCGGCTCGAGACCCAGGGACTCGTCGCGCGCGTGCTCGACGAGCGCGACCACCGCGTGCGGCTCGTCCACGCGACGGCAGACGGGCGCGAGATCGTGCTCAGGCTCTCGTCGAGCCGCGAACAGCTCGGGCGCGAGGTGCTCGAGCGGGTGCCCGTCGACGACCTCGCGGCGCTCGCGCAGGGGATGCGCGCGATCCTGCGGGCGATCTCGGAGTAG